A window of the Coprobacter fastidiosus genome harbors these coding sequences:
- a CDS encoding T9SS type A sorting domain-containing protein: MKRILLVTAAVLFGMNMSAQNLVSNSMFDTDMTGWTQYSRNGGSVATCEVSDGILHVKSNGAGDNTTDTNLKNRFNGGVYTSLPSLTAQKYTLTLDICAVNTAETRTFSVGILKGVDLSADGATTTANNVYLPAAQKINTSAGVTLMTLRFDITLSEAVDDAILAFGFSANSAEWYIDNVFLTPAYLGNPGFETTYNWSKNGGMDWAQDDAEGNVHGGIKSGKYTPAPDLEKEFYQCRSQAPVTYLKATDNKVTVRFWAKGAEGGETVYGLFYDGEKESTALGLGSYLAEDKKSPKEGTPMATLTTEWTPYTFVFEGTDNMVTPYFAFSCNTTGKTFWIDDIVMFAENDPTSGISVPAVTDKSGIKVIATGTQVSVLSATEAIVNIYDMVSGSLLGNKQISEGNTNIDLRKGSYIIQVIANGKSVSEKVIIR, translated from the coding sequence ATGGTGGATCCGTGGCGACTTGCGAGGTATCGGACGGTATTCTTCATGTGAAAAGTAATGGCGCTGGGGATAATACCACTGATACTAATTTGAAAAATCGTTTTAATGGCGGAGTCTATACCTCTTTACCATCTTTGACCGCTCAAAAATATACGTTGACGCTTGATATCTGTGCCGTGAATACTGCTGAAACAAGAACTTTCAGTGTCGGTATATTGAAAGGCGTCGATCTGTCTGCAGATGGGGCTACCACAACAGCAAATAACGTGTATCTTCCTGCTGCACAGAAGATCAATACAAGCGCGGGGGTAACTCTTATGACTTTGAGATTTGACATTACTTTGTCTGAGGCTGTGGATGATGCGATACTTGCGTTCGGATTTTCAGCAAATTCGGCAGAATGGTATATCGATAATGTTTTTCTGACCCCGGCTTATTTAGGAAATCCGGGATTTGAAACGACTTATAATTGGAGTAAAAACGGAGGAATGGATTGGGCCCAAGATGATGCTGAAGGAAATGTTCATGGCGGTATTAAATCTGGGAAATATACACCTGCTCCAGACCTTGAAAAAGAATTTTATCAGTGCCGCTCTCAAGCGCCTGTAACTTATCTGAAAGCTACGGATAATAAAGTAACCGTTCGTTTTTGGGCGAAAGGTGCGGAAGGCGGAGAGACCGTTTACGGTTTATTCTATGACGGGGAAAAAGAATCTACGGCTTTAGGTTTAGGTTCTTATCTTGCTGAAGATAAAAAATCTCCTAAAGAAGGAACGCCTATGGCGACACTGACTACCGAATGGACTCCGTATACGTTTGTTTTTGAAGGTACAGACAATATGGTAACTCCTTACTTCGCATTCAGTTGTAATACTACCGGAAAGACATTTTGGATCGACGATATTGTAATGTTTGCCGAAAATGATCCGACTTCAGGAATATCAGTGCCTGCTGTAACCGATAAATCCGGCATTAAGGTAATTGCTACCGGTACGCAAGTTTCTGTTTTGTCGGCTACTGAGGCAATCGTAAATATTTATGATATGGTTAGCGGTTCATTGCTCGGGAATAAACAAATTTCAGAAGGTAATACAAATATCGATTTGAGAAAAGGTTCTTATATTATTCAGGTAATTGCAAACGGTAAATCCGTTTCAGAAAAAGTGATTATCCGTTAA